In Vicia villosa cultivar HV-30 ecotype Madison, WI unplaced genomic scaffold, Vvil1.0 ctg.000349F_1_1, whole genome shotgun sequence, the following proteins share a genomic window:
- the LOC131627099 gene encoding uncharacterized protein LOC131627099 has protein sequence MQSRNIYGYPQQQYYDNDNSWMETKAQQLQSHGYPQTQQYPGMKQGYGNESDYCMPNHHGRDSNHNMYHQDSKPYGHGNGHGHGYGGGQNDYVSEHKYEVYKEERIAGSGVTKRDEVRYERRGTYGGDANPYGYSNNPHGHGKNKGNWTLKGF, from the coding sequence ATGCAAAGCAGGAATATCTATGGATATCCACAACAGCAATACTATGATAATGATAACTCGTGGATGGAAACTAAGGCTCAACAGCTACAGAGCCATGGATATCCACAGACACAGCAATATCCAGGCATGAAACAAGGTTATGGCAATGAATCTGATTACTGCATGCCAAACCATCATGGCCGTGACTCTAACCACAATATGTATCATCAGGACAGCAAGCCTTATGGCCATGGCAATGGTCATGGTCATGGATATGGTGGTGGCCAGAATGATTATGTGTCGGAGCATAAGTATGAAGTTTACAAGGAGGAGCGTATAGCCGGTTCCGGCGTGACGAAGAGGGATGAAGTTAGATATGAGAGGCGTGGAACATATGGAGGAGATGCCAATCCATATGGATACAGTAACAACCCTCATGGTCATGgaaaaaacaaaggcaattggaCACTAAAAGGATTCTAA
- the LOC131627100 gene encoding uncharacterized protein LOC131627100: MQSRNINGYPQQQYYDDDSRWMETKTQQLQSQGYPQTQQYPGMKPGYGNDSDYSMPKHHGLDSNNKMYYQDSKPHGLDMYPHQDSKPHGLDMYHHQDSKPHGLDSNHDVYHRQDKVPHGLGNGYGYDNNHGHGNGNGQIFPFGATANHSPQHGNGVRPFNHGGRGQNDYVSENEYEVYKEERVGSGAMKRDEMRYDERRGTYGDVRPASPYGYNNNRNNPLAHGANKANWTLKGV; the protein is encoded by the coding sequence ATGCAAAGCCGGAACATCAATGGATACCCACAACAGCAATACTATGATGATGATAGCAGATGGATGGAAACTAAGACTCAACAGCTACAGAGCCAGGGTTATCCACAGACACAGCAATATCCAGGCATGAAACCTGGTTATGGCAATGACTCTGATTACTCGATGCCAAAACATCATGGCCTTGACTCTAACAACAAAATGTATTACCAGGACAGCAAGCCTCATGGCCTTGATATGTATCCTCATCAGGACAGCAAGCCTCATGGCCTTGATATGTATCATCATCAGGACAGCAAGCCTCATGGCCTTGACTCTAACCATGATGTGTATCATCGCCAGGATAAGGTGCCTCACGGACTGGGAAATGGTTATGGCTATGATAACAACCATGGTCATGGCAATGGCAATGGCCAGATATTCCCTTTTGGTGCTACCGCTAATCACTCACCTCAGCATGGTAATGGTGTAAGGCCATTCAATCACGGTGGTCGTGGCCAAAATGACTATGTGTCGGAGAATGAGTATGAAGTTTACAAGGAGGAGCGTGTTGGTTCTGGCGCGATGAAGAGGGATGAAATGAGATATGATGAGAGGCGTGGAACATATGGAGATGTTCGTCCGGCCAGTCCATATGGATACAATAATAACAGGAATAATCCTCTTGCTCATGGAGCAAACAAAGCCAATTGGACACTGAAAGGAGTCTAA
- the LOC131627101 gene encoding uncharacterized protein LOC131627101, producing the protein MENENIVYRGWCPSNSYNYEVHEVTEPMLRKRNDRPRYHKKGHVAFKTVLEEPITPVVEEEQQQVVAETENNIERVNSFQSIDNKADAFIRMEHRRLELARLRSLGVA; encoded by the coding sequence ATGGAAAACGAAAACATTGTATACCGAGGATGGTGTCCTTCAAACTCTTACAATTACGAAGTCCATGAAGTAACCGAGCCTATGCTTCGCAAGCGCAATGATCGCCCAAGATATCATAAGAAAGGTCATGTGGCATTCAAAACCGTGCTAGAGGAGCCTATAACGCCAGTagtagaagaagaacaacaacaagttGTGGCAGAAACTGAGAATAATATTGAGCGTGTGAATTCATTTCAGAGTATTGATAATAAAGCTGATGCGTTTATTAGGATGGAGCACAGGAGGCTTGAATTGGCCAGACTCAGGTCTTTGGGCGTTGCCTGA